A stretch of Mesorhizobium sp. M2A.F.Ca.ET.046.03.2.1 DNA encodes these proteins:
- a CDS encoding alpha/beta hydrolase, giving the protein MTTATMKDGAKIYFKDWGAGPVVTFSHGWPLTADAWDAQMLFLGNNGYRVIAHDRRSHGRSDQTWTGNDMDTYADDLATLLATLDIKGATMIGHSTGGGEVARYIGRHGTSRVSKAVLISAVPPHMAQTPTNPNSAPMSVFDGLRSSLVADRAGFFKELAMPFFGYNRPSAKVSQGQIDSFWLQGMMGSLQGEYDCIKAFSETDFTDDLKKMTIPTLLLQGDDDQIVPIDIASRRSVKILPKATLKEYAGAPHGMCVTHADQVNADLLAFLKG; this is encoded by the coding sequence ATGACGACCGCGACAATGAAAGACGGCGCGAAGATCTACTTCAAGGACTGGGGCGCCGGCCCGGTCGTCACCTTCTCCCATGGATGGCCGCTCACCGCGGACGCCTGGGACGCCCAGATGCTGTTCCTGGGGAACAATGGCTACCGCGTCATCGCCCACGATCGCCGCAGCCATGGTCGGTCGGATCAGACCTGGACCGGCAACGACATGGATACCTATGCCGACGATCTCGCCACGCTCCTGGCGACGCTCGACATCAAGGGTGCAACCATGATCGGCCACTCGACGGGCGGCGGAGAGGTCGCGCGCTATATTGGCCGTCACGGCACGTCGCGTGTGTCGAAAGCGGTCTTGATTTCCGCGGTGCCTCCGCACATGGCGCAGACGCCCACGAACCCCAACAGCGCGCCGATGAGCGTGTTCGATGGCCTGCGCTCGAGCCTGGTTGCAGATCGAGCGGGGTTCTTCAAGGAACTGGCGATGCCGTTCTTCGGCTATAACCGTCCTAGCGCGAAGGTTTCGCAGGGGCAGATCGACTCCTTCTGGCTTCAGGGCATGATGGGAAGCCTCCAAGGCGAGTATGACTGCATCAAGGCCTTCTCCGAGACCGACTTCACGGATGACCTCAAGAAGATGACGATCCCAACCCTGCTCCTGCAGGGCGATGACGATCAGATCGTTCCGATCGATATTGCCTCCAGGCGTTCGGTGAAGATCCTGCCGAAGGCGACCCTGAAGGAATATGCCGGCGCCCCGCATGGCATGTGCGTCACCCACGCCGACCAAGTGAATGCAGACCTGTTGGCTTTCCTCAAAGGATGA